The following are from one region of the Actinoplanes sp. L3-i22 genome:
- a CDS encoding MFS transporter yields the protein MTTVESRPTTTPVLSERPNAPTKLIVAMALAMLGAYLTILTPVIVTMSIRVAQIAPDDKSAALGTVLSVGAVLALIGNPFFGAMSDRTTSRFGRRRPWLLGGMLLGSIGLLIVALGDNIPTLTAGWALAQLGINATLATLTALLPDQIPPQQRGKVSGILGLMTSVAILAGSALAAALANTVLMFMVPAAIGVATIGLLVVVLKDRPAEKGHFAPYGFKEFLGTFYIHPGRYPDFAWNILSRFLIWTGLACVTTYQAYLLIDRFGYTTDNVAGGILVATLISTVGLIAGSSFGGTLSDRTGQRKPFVLGAGIVIAASLALIAFAGNLTVFLIASALFGLGEGVYLAVDLALATDVLPNPDDAAKDMGVLNIANALPQSLVPILAAPILAVGAGGSNYRLLFLLGAVVAVAGSVLVRMIRGAR from the coding sequence ATGACCACTGTCGAATCCCGGCCGACGACGACGCCCGTGCTGTCCGAGCGGCCGAACGCCCCCACCAAGCTGATCGTCGCGATGGCGCTCGCCATGCTCGGCGCCTACCTCACGATCCTCACCCCGGTCATCGTCACGATGTCGATCCGGGTCGCGCAGATCGCCCCGGACGACAAGTCCGCCGCCCTCGGCACCGTGCTCTCGGTCGGCGCGGTCCTCGCGCTGATCGGCAACCCGTTCTTCGGCGCGATGTCCGACCGGACCACCTCCCGGTTCGGCCGCCGCCGCCCCTGGCTGCTCGGCGGCATGCTGCTCGGCTCGATCGGCCTGCTGATCGTCGCGCTCGGCGACAACATCCCGACGCTGACCGCCGGCTGGGCCCTCGCCCAGCTCGGCATCAACGCCACCCTGGCCACGCTGACCGCGCTGCTGCCCGACCAGATCCCGCCCCAGCAGCGCGGCAAGGTCAGCGGCATCCTCGGCCTGATGACCTCGGTCGCGATCCTGGCCGGCAGCGCGCTCGCCGCCGCCCTCGCCAACACCGTGCTGATGTTCATGGTCCCGGCGGCGATCGGCGTCGCCACGATCGGGCTGCTCGTGGTCGTCCTCAAGGACCGCCCGGCGGAGAAGGGCCACTTCGCGCCGTACGGGTTCAAGGAGTTCCTCGGCACCTTCTACATCCACCCGGGCCGGTACCCGGACTTCGCCTGGAACATCCTCAGCCGGTTCCTGATCTGGACCGGCCTGGCCTGCGTCACCACCTACCAGGCCTACCTGCTGATCGACCGGTTCGGCTACACCACCGACAACGTGGCCGGCGGCATCCTGGTCGCCACCCTGATCAGCACCGTCGGGCTGATCGCCGGCTCGTCGTTCGGCGGCACGCTCTCCGACCGGACCGGGCAGCGCAAGCCGTTCGTGCTCGGCGCCGGCATCGTGATCGCGGCCTCGCTCGCGCTGATCGCCTTCGCGGGCAACCTCACCGTCTTCCTGATCGCCTCCGCGCTGTTCGGCCTCGGCGAGGGCGTCTACCTCGCGGTCGACCTGGCGCTCGCCACCGACGTGCTGCCGAACCCGGACGACGCCGCCAAGGACATGGGCGTGCTGAACATCGCGAACGCGCTGCCGCAGTCGCTGGTGCCGATCCTGGCCGCGCCGATCCTCGCGGTCGGGGCCGGCGGCTCGAACTACCGCCTGCTGTTCCTGCTCGGCGCGGTCGTCGCGGTGGCCGGCTCGGTGCTGGTCCGCATGATCCGCGGCGCTCGCTGA
- a CDS encoding TetR/AcrR family transcriptional regulator, translated as MTETARPLRRDAQRNRERILLAAHDVFASRGFAATLDDVAHHAGVGVGTVYRRFPTKEALVEALFADRLEDLVSLAEDALALPTGWDGLTMMLRRSIEMHAVDRGLRDAALCIGIDKHHFAKVGEHLVPLIQDLFDRAHAEGSLRSDVGINDLPIIMATVTDLARHTPPDRPAIFRRFLGLIIDGLRADPANGDLGPAITQADVEAIVDDCVPPIEARQRHKN; from the coding sequence ATGACCGAGACGGCCCGCCCACTGCGGCGCGATGCTCAGCGCAACCGGGAGCGCATCCTGCTCGCCGCGCACGACGTGTTCGCGAGCCGCGGGTTCGCCGCGACGCTGGACGATGTCGCGCATCACGCCGGCGTCGGGGTCGGCACCGTCTACCGGCGGTTCCCCACCAAGGAGGCGCTGGTCGAGGCGCTCTTCGCGGACCGGCTGGAGGATCTGGTCTCGCTCGCCGAGGACGCGCTGGCCCTCCCGACCGGCTGGGACGGGCTGACCATGATGCTGCGCCGCTCGATCGAGATGCACGCGGTCGACCGTGGGCTGCGCGACGCGGCGCTCTGCATCGGCATCGACAAGCACCACTTCGCCAAGGTCGGCGAGCATCTGGTGCCGCTGATCCAGGACCTGTTCGACCGCGCCCACGCGGAGGGGTCACTCCGGTCCGACGTCGGGATCAACGATCTGCCGATCATCATGGCGACCGTCACCGACCTGGCCCGGCACACCCCGCCCGACCGGCCGGCGATCTTCCGCCGGTTCCTGGGGTTGATCATCGACGGGCTGCGGGCCGATCCGGCGAACGGCGATCTCGGCCCGGCGATCACCCAGGCCGACGTCGAAGCGATCGTGGACGACTGCGTTCCCCCGATCGAGGCCCGGCAGCGCCACAAGAACTAG
- a CDS encoding glycoside hydrolase family 3 protein, with amino-acid sequence MHDYQNPELPIEERVTDLLGRMTLAEKAGLMFHTMAAVNPDGTLAAGDPMIPATEELIRTGQLNHFNILTFGPVTPRKIAEWHNRVQQIAADTRLGIPVTVSTDPRHGVIDNPAASAASGGFSAWPEPIGLGATKNPDLVRRFADIARQEYLAAGIRVALHPMADLATEPRWARTSGTLGSDADVVSSLITAYVQGFQGPSLGPDSVVAMVKHFPGAGPQKGGEDAHFAYGREQVYPGGMWDYHLKPFEAAFAAGAAQIMPYYGMPVDTTYEEVGFGFNRDVIEGLLRQRYGFDGVVCTDWGLVTDAEIMGTPMPARAWGVEHLDRHARVRKILDAGADQLGGEQCPELIIELVERGELTEARLDVSARRILRDKFRLGLFDDRRFVDPAAAEKIAGQAAFRAAGLEGQRRSVVVLTDRPAAAPTPAAAPTPAAAPAPVLPLTEGITVYLDGVDPVVAAGYAKVTEDPAQADVAIVRRAAPYEPRGGGFEAFFHAGRLEWTKEELDPVLELAGALPTVVDVWLDRPAVLTPLAGTAAALTGTFGVSDEALLDVLFGRAPWTGTLPFELPSSMAAVEASREDVPNDTTDPLFPYGHGLTR; translated from the coding sequence ATGCACGACTACCAGAACCCGGAGCTCCCCATCGAGGAGCGGGTCACCGATCTGCTCGGCCGGATGACCCTGGCCGAGAAGGCCGGACTGATGTTCCACACGATGGCCGCGGTCAACCCGGACGGCACGCTCGCCGCCGGCGACCCGATGATCCCGGCCACCGAGGAGCTGATCCGAACCGGTCAGCTGAACCACTTCAACATCCTGACCTTCGGCCCGGTCACGCCGCGGAAGATCGCCGAGTGGCACAACCGGGTGCAGCAGATCGCCGCGGACACCCGGCTCGGCATCCCGGTCACCGTCTCCACCGACCCCCGGCACGGCGTGATCGACAACCCCGCGGCCTCGGCCGCCTCCGGCGGCTTCTCGGCCTGGCCCGAGCCGATCGGCCTGGGGGCCACCAAAAACCCCGATTTGGTACGGCGGTTCGCCGACATCGCCCGGCAGGAGTACCTGGCGGCCGGCATCCGCGTCGCCCTGCACCCGATGGCCGACCTGGCCACCGAGCCGCGCTGGGCGCGCACCAGCGGCACGCTCGGCTCCGACGCCGACGTGGTGTCGTCGCTGATCACGGCGTACGTCCAAGGGTTTCAAGGTCCTTCGCTCGGCCCGGACAGCGTCGTCGCGATGGTCAAGCACTTCCCCGGCGCCGGCCCGCAGAAGGGTGGCGAGGACGCGCACTTCGCCTACGGCCGGGAGCAGGTCTACCCGGGCGGCATGTGGGACTACCACCTGAAGCCGTTCGAGGCGGCGTTCGCGGCCGGGGCGGCGCAGATCATGCCGTACTACGGGATGCCGGTGGACACCACGTACGAGGAGGTCGGGTTCGGCTTCAACCGGGACGTGATCGAGGGCCTGCTCCGGCAGCGCTACGGCTTCGACGGCGTGGTCTGCACCGACTGGGGCCTGGTCACCGACGCCGAGATCATGGGCACGCCGATGCCGGCCCGCGCCTGGGGCGTCGAACACCTCGACCGGCACGCCCGGGTCCGCAAGATCCTGGACGCCGGCGCCGACCAACTCGGCGGCGAGCAGTGCCCGGAACTGATCATCGAACTCGTCGAGCGGGGCGAGCTGACCGAGGCCCGGCTGGACGTCTCGGCCCGCCGCATCCTGCGCGACAAGTTCCGCCTGGGCCTGTTCGACGACCGCCGCTTCGTCGACCCGGCCGCCGCCGAGAAGATCGCCGGCCAGGCCGCCTTCCGGGCCGCCGGCCTGGAGGGACAGCGCCGCTCGGTGGTGGTCCTGACCGACCGCCCGGCGGCCGCCCCGACCCCGGCGGCCGCCCCGACCCCGGCGGCCGCGCCGGCCCCGGTGCTGCCGCTGACCGAGGGGATCACCGTCTACCTGGACGGGGTCGACCCGGTGGTGGCGGCCGGCTACGCGAAGGTGACCGAGGACCCGGCGCAAGCCGACGTGGCGATCGTCCGGCGGGCGGCGCCCTACGAGCCGCGCGGCGGCGGATTCGAGGCCTTCTTCCACGCCGGTCGGCTGGAATGGACGAAGGAGGAACTCGACCCGGTCCTCGAACTGGCCGGCGCCCTGCCGACCGTGGTCGACGTCTGGCTGGACCGGCCAGCGGTGCTCACCCCGCTCGCGGGGACAGCGGCCGCGCTGACCGGCACGTTCGGGGTGAGCGACGAGGCACTGCTGGACGTGCTGTTCGGCCGCGCGCCGTGGACCGGGACCCTCCCGTTCGAGCTACCTTCATCGATGGCCGCGGTCGAGGCGTCCCGCGAGGACGTCCCGAACGACACCACGGACCCGCTGTTCCCCTACGGCCACGGGCTGACCCGATAG
- a CDS encoding ROK family transcriptional regulator, giving the protein MTGRRVHLVRRDLIFAAVREAGRISRADLAKRTGMARMTITGLVAELIEAGLLAETDAAADGSRPGRPARLLTLGERAGVVVGAVVGGDGIRIAVADLSGRILDERLHPGGDPAGLADLLGACTSQRVWSTVVGLSAPLLNGVVQPGTVLPGWAGHDPARELTARLGHRVTVRNGADLCVLGEVAHGVAAGRRDVCYLRVSTGIGCGLMLGGHVHPGASGVAGELGHVQVDETGALCRCGNRGCLETIAAPREILATLAATYGEPVTAARAVELSHHDATVERVLADAGRMVGRVLADLANTVNPELVVLDGPLIEADGPVLAGVREAMRRYAQPEVAESTEIRITGLDGRAGLLGAVTLALRTTPASRGDRTLQEISIKVGQHERIVRREVITDLLRARGATTRSDLVRLTKLPRAAISEALAEMRHDRVIESCPPPVRSGRPSPAFRLAAPPGVVLGMAMDLDGLRAILTDRAGNRLAEGFRPLAAGVDGRVLIRAAAEYAAELLAGHDPRAAVALSVPSPVHPVTGEFGVRSVLPMFSGFAPAEMISGMLGCPVVVGNNAQLAALAEARRGAARGARDVLYLKAAQYVGAGIVAAGRSYGGAIGYAGEIGHLTVRDMGPLCVCGRRGCLGAFLMPSYFGALLDKPTEDRLLELAGGGHGPARRALLDAGRLIGRTVAVVCDLLNPAVVVVGGRFTEPGPYVVDGIREALQRHCAPSAAASLTVVPAALGAEAEALGAVESLL; this is encoded by the coding sequence GTGACCGGCCGTCGCGTTCACCTCGTCCGCCGTGACCTGATCTTCGCGGCGGTCCGCGAGGCGGGCCGGATCAGCCGCGCGGACCTCGCCAAGCGCACCGGCATGGCCCGGATGACGATCACCGGACTGGTCGCCGAGCTGATCGAGGCCGGCCTGCTCGCCGAGACCGACGCGGCCGCCGACGGCAGCCGTCCCGGCCGCCCGGCCCGGCTGCTGACGCTGGGGGAGCGGGCCGGGGTGGTGGTGGGTGCGGTCGTCGGCGGCGACGGCATCCGGATCGCGGTCGCCGATCTGTCCGGCCGGATCCTCGACGAGCGGCTGCACCCCGGCGGCGACCCGGCCGGGCTGGCCGATCTGCTCGGCGCGTGCACGAGCCAGCGCGTCTGGTCGACGGTCGTCGGACTCTCCGCGCCGCTGCTCAACGGCGTCGTGCAGCCCGGCACCGTGCTGCCCGGCTGGGCCGGTCACGACCCGGCCCGCGAGCTGACCGCCCGCCTCGGCCACCGGGTCACCGTCCGCAACGGCGCCGACCTGTGCGTGCTCGGCGAGGTCGCGCACGGCGTCGCGGCCGGCCGGCGGGACGTCTGCTACCTGCGCGTCTCCACCGGCATCGGCTGCGGGCTGATGCTCGGCGGGCACGTGCACCCGGGCGCGTCCGGGGTGGCCGGCGAGCTCGGGCACGTGCAGGTCGACGAGACCGGGGCGCTCTGCCGTTGCGGCAACCGCGGCTGCCTGGAGACGATCGCCGCGCCGCGGGAGATCCTGGCGACGCTGGCGGCGACGTACGGCGAGCCGGTCACCGCGGCCCGCGCGGTCGAGCTGTCGCACCACGACGCCACCGTCGAGCGGGTCCTGGCGGACGCCGGGCGGATGGTCGGGCGGGTGCTGGCCGACCTGGCCAACACGGTGAACCCGGAGCTGGTGGTGCTGGACGGGCCGCTGATCGAGGCGGACGGGCCGGTGCTGGCCGGGGTGCGGGAGGCGATGCGGCGGTACGCCCAGCCGGAGGTCGCGGAGAGCACCGAGATCCGGATCACCGGGCTGGACGGCCGGGCCGGGCTGCTGGGCGCGGTGACGCTGGCGCTGCGCACCACGCCTGCCTCACGCGGCGACCGCACATTGCAGGAAATATCCATAAAAGTCGGGCAGCACGAACGGATCGTTCGCCGCGAAGTGATCACCGATCTTCTACGGGCCCGTGGTGCGACCACTCGCAGCGACCTCGTCCGCCTCACCAAACTGCCCCGCGCCGCGATCTCCGAAGCTCTCGCGGAGATGCGGCACGACCGGGTGATCGAGTCCTGCCCGCCCCCGGTCCGCTCCGGCCGCCCGTCCCCCGCGTTCCGCCTGGCCGCCCCGCCCGGCGTCGTGCTCGGCATGGCGATGGACCTGGACGGACTGCGCGCGATCCTGACCGACCGGGCCGGCAACCGGCTCGCCGAGGGGTTCCGCCCGCTCGCCGCGGGAGTCGACGGGCGGGTGCTGATCCGGGCCGCCGCGGAGTACGCGGCGGAGTTGCTCGCCGGCCACGACCCGCGGGCCGCCGTCGCGCTCAGCGTGCCCTCGCCGGTGCATCCGGTTACCGGTGAGTTCGGCGTACGCAGTGTTCTTCCGATGTTCTCCGGCTTCGCCCCCGCCGAGATGATCTCCGGGATGCTCGGCTGTCCGGTCGTGGTCGGCAACAACGCCCAGCTCGCGGCGCTTGCCGAGGCCCGGCGAGGGGCCGCCCGGGGCGCCCGGGACGTGCTCTACCTGAAGGCCGCGCAGTACGTCGGCGCCGGCATCGTGGCGGCCGGCCGGTCGTACGGCGGCGCGATCGGCTACGCCGGCGAGATCGGTCACCTGACCGTCCGGGACATGGGCCCGCTCTGCGTCTGCGGCCGGCGCGGCTGCCTCGGGGCGTTCCTGATGCCGTCGTACTTCGGCGCGCTGCTCGACAAGCCGACCGAGGACCGGCTGCTCGAGCTGGCCGGCGGCGGCCACGGCCCGGCCCGGCGGGCGCTGCTGGACGCGGGTCGCCTGATCGGGCGAACCGTCGCGGTCGTCTGTGACCTGCTGAACCCGGCCGTGGTGGTGGTCGGCGGACGGTTCACCGAGCCCGGGCCGTACGTCGTCGACGGCATCCGGGAGGCGTTGCAGCGGCACTGCGCGCCGAGCGCCGCCGCGAGCCTGACCGTGGTCCCGGCCGCACTCGGCGCGGAGGCCGAAGCGCTCGGGGCGGTCGAGTCGTTGCTGTGA
- a CDS encoding DHA2 family efflux MFS transporter permease subunit: MSTLTDRPDAAGREAPVATTPDAGRWWALVVLALAQLMVVLDATIVNIALPRAQLDLGFSDSARQWVVTGYALAFGSLLLLGGRLSDLFGRKRMFIIGLIGFALASALGGAATGTEMLIIARGLQGAFGAALAPAALSLLSTTFTEATERGKAFGIFGAISGAGGGIGLLLGGVLTEYVSWRWCLYVNLVIAAIAVVGALLKLKDEPVDKAGRIDVPGAIAAIMGLVALVYGLGHKEGHAWTDFWTLGPILFGLAVLVAFVLIERRSPHPLLPLRVVLDRNRGGSYASIAIAGAGMFGLFLFLTYYLVQVLGFTAVQTGLGFLPMLGSVMLTATTAGSILTPKIGPRPLVPLGALIAAGGMLFLTRLELDSTYASGVLPGLIIVGLGLGLVFAPTQNAATAGVEHHDAGVASAMINTVQQIGGSIGTALLSSFAASAASDYLVGKNAGDKLVQAQAALESYHTVFWWSTGFFVLAAVVAAVLFRTGPLDVDPDAQPAMAH, encoded by the coding sequence ATGAGCACCCTTACTGATCGACCCGATGCAGCTGGACGTGAGGCGCCCGTCGCCACCACGCCCGACGCCGGCCGCTGGTGGGCGCTGGTGGTGCTCGCCCTGGCGCAGCTGATGGTGGTACTGGACGCCACCATCGTGAACATCGCCCTGCCGCGAGCCCAGCTCGACCTCGGGTTCTCCGACTCGGCCCGCCAGTGGGTGGTGACCGGTTACGCGCTGGCCTTCGGCAGCCTGCTGCTGCTCGGCGGGCGGCTCTCCGACCTGTTCGGCCGCAAGCGGATGTTCATCATCGGCCTGATCGGCTTCGCCCTGGCCTCCGCGCTCGGCGGCGCCGCCACCGGCACCGAGATGCTGATCATCGCCCGTGGCCTGCAGGGCGCGTTCGGCGCGGCGCTGGCCCCGGCCGCGCTGTCGCTGCTCTCCACCACGTTCACCGAGGCCACCGAGCGTGGCAAGGCGTTCGGCATCTTCGGCGCCATCTCCGGCGCCGGCGGCGGCATCGGCCTGCTGCTCGGCGGCGTGCTCACCGAGTATGTGTCCTGGCGCTGGTGCCTCTACGTCAACCTGGTGATCGCCGCGATCGCCGTGGTCGGCGCGCTGCTGAAGCTGAAGGACGAGCCGGTCGACAAGGCCGGCCGGATCGACGTGCCGGGCGCGATCGCCGCGATCATGGGTCTGGTCGCCCTGGTCTACGGCCTGGGCCACAAGGAGGGCCACGCCTGGACCGACTTCTGGACCCTCGGCCCGATCCTGTTCGGCCTGGCCGTGCTGGTCGCGTTCGTGCTGATCGAGCGCCGCTCGCCGCACCCGCTGCTGCCGCTGCGCGTCGTGCTCGACCGTAACCGTGGTGGCTCGTACGCCTCGATCGCGATCGCCGGCGCCGGCATGTTCGGCCTGTTCCTCTTCCTCACCTACTACCTGGTCCAGGTGCTGGGCTTCACCGCGGTGCAGACCGGCCTGGGCTTCCTGCCGATGCTCGGCTCGGTCATGCTGACCGCCACCACGGCCGGCTCGATCCTGACGCCGAAGATCGGCCCGCGCCCGCTGGTCCCGCTGGGCGCGCTGATTGCCGCCGGCGGCATGCTCTTCCTGACCCGGCTGGAGCTCGACTCGACGTACGCCAGTGGGGTCCTGCCCGGCCTGATCATCGTCGGCCTGGGTCTCGGCCTGGTCTTCGCGCCGACCCAGAACGCCGCCACCGCGGGCGTCGAGCACCACGACGCGGGTGTCGCCTCCGCGATGATCAACACGGTTCAGCAGATCGGCGGCTCGATCGGCACCGCGTTGCTCAGCTCGTTCGCCGCTTCCGCGGCCAGTGACTACCTGGTCGGCAAGAACGCCGGCGACAAGCTGGTGCAGGCGCAGGCCGCGCTGGAGAGCTACCACACCGTGTTCTGGTGGTCGACCGGCTTCTTCGTGCTGGCCGCGGTCGTGGCGGCGGTCCTGTTCCGCACCGGCCCGCTGGACGTGGACCCGGACGCGCAGCCGGCGATGGCCCACTGA
- a CDS encoding 6-phosphofructokinase: MRIGVLTGGGDCPGLNAVIRAVVRKGVTAYGHEFVGFRDGWKGPLEGLTKPLGIAEVRGILPRGGTILGSSRTNPFKIEGGVERIKANLAEQGVDALVAIGGEDTLGVATKLNDLGVNVVGVPKTIDNDLNATDFTFGFDTAVNIAMEAIDRLHTTAESHHRTLVVEVMGRHAGWIALHAGLAGGANVILLPERKFDVEQVATYVTKRFQVEYAPIVVVAEGAQPLDGQMVTHNQELDSFGHVRLGGIGQWLAQQLEEKTGKEARTVVLGHIQRGGTPTAFDRVLSTRFGLQAIDAVHEGDFGKMMALRGTDIVRVPLIEGTGELKTVPLSRYEEAEVFFGN; encoded by the coding sequence ATGCGTATCGGCGTGCTCACCGGTGGCGGCGACTGCCCCGGTCTCAACGCGGTCATCCGTGCCGTGGTCCGCAAGGGCGTGACCGCTTACGGCCACGAGTTCGTCGGCTTCCGCGACGGCTGGAAGGGCCCGCTGGAGGGTCTGACGAAGCCGCTCGGCATCGCGGAGGTCCGCGGCATCCTCCCGCGCGGCGGCACGATCCTGGGCTCCTCCCGCACCAACCCCTTCAAGATCGAGGGCGGCGTCGAGCGGATCAAGGCCAACCTGGCCGAGCAGGGCGTCGACGCGCTGGTCGCGATCGGCGGCGAGGACACCCTCGGCGTCGCGACCAAGCTGAACGACCTCGGCGTCAACGTCGTCGGCGTGCCGAAGACGATCGACAACGACCTCAACGCGACCGACTTCACCTTCGGTTTCGACACCGCGGTGAACATCGCGATGGAGGCCATCGACCGGCTGCACACCACCGCCGAGTCGCACCACCGCACCCTGGTCGTCGAGGTCATGGGCCGGCACGCGGGCTGGATCGCGCTGCACGCCGGTCTCGCCGGTGGCGCCAACGTCATCCTCCTGCCGGAGCGCAAGTTCGACGTCGAGCAGGTCGCGACGTACGTGACCAAGCGCTTCCAGGTGGAGTACGCGCCGATCGTCGTCGTCGCCGAGGGCGCGCAGCCGCTCGACGGCCAGATGGTCACGCACAACCAGGAGCTGGACAGCTTCGGTCACGTCCGCCTCGGCGGCATCGGCCAGTGGCTGGCCCAGCAGCTGGAGGAGAAGACCGGCAAGGAGGCCCGCACGGTCGTCCTCGGTCACATCCAGCGCGGTGGCACGCCGACCGCGTTCGACCGGGTCCTGTCGACCCGCTTCGGCCTGCAGGCGATCGACGCCGTGCACGAGGGCGACTTCGGCAAGATGATGGCGCTGCGCGGCACCGACATCGTCCGGGTTCCGCTGATCGAGGGCACCGGCGAGCTGAAGACCGTTCCGCTGTCGCGTTACGAAGAGGCCGAGGTCTTCTTCGGTAACTGA
- the proC gene encoding pyrroline-5-carboxylate reductase, with translation MLGTGKMGELVVAGLIRSGRPADRVLVTVRRPARGAELTGKYGVTVVGTAEAVERADILAVGVKPQDAGKLLDEIGPALPAGKLVVSLCAGLPTGFFAARLPEGTPVIRVMTNTPAMVGEAMTAISAGAHATEEHLAIADEMFAPLGATVRVPESQQDAVTALSGSGPAYFYLMAEAMIEAGVLLGLPRTVAHQLIVQTAVGSATMLRDSGEHPVQLREAVTSPAGTTIAALRELENHGVRAALLTALEAARDRAREIAAQAL, from the coding sequence ATGCTCGGCACCGGCAAGATGGGCGAGCTGGTCGTCGCCGGCCTGATCCGGTCCGGCCGACCGGCCGACCGGGTGCTGGTCACCGTCCGCCGTCCGGCCCGCGGCGCGGAGCTGACCGGGAAGTACGGCGTCACCGTGGTCGGCACCGCCGAGGCGGTCGAGCGCGCCGACATCCTGGCGGTCGGCGTCAAGCCGCAGGACGCGGGCAAGCTGCTCGACGAGATCGGCCCGGCGCTGCCCGCCGGCAAGCTGGTCGTCTCGCTCTGCGCCGGCCTGCCCACCGGCTTCTTCGCCGCCCGGCTGCCGGAGGGCACCCCGGTCATCCGGGTGATGACCAACACCCCGGCGATGGTCGGCGAGGCGATGACCGCGATCTCCGCCGGCGCGCACGCCACCGAGGAGCACCTGGCGATCGCCGACGAGATGTTCGCGCCGCTCGGCGCGACCGTCCGCGTCCCGGAGTCGCAGCAGGACGCGGTCACCGCGCTCTCCGGTTCCGGCCCGGCCTACTTCTACCTGATGGCCGAGGCGATGATCGAGGCCGGCGTGCTGCTCGGCCTGCCCCGCACGGTCGCCCACCAGCTGATCGTCCAGACCGCCGTGGGCTCCGCGACGATGCTCCGCGACTCCGGCGAGCACCCGGTCCAGCTCCGCGAGGCGGTCACCTCTCCGGCCGGCACCACCATCGCCGCCCTCCGCGAGCTGGAGAACCACGGCGTTCGCGCGGCCCTGCTCACCGCCCTGGAGGCGGCGCGCGACCGGGCCCGCGAGATCGCCGCCCAAGCCCTTTAA
- a CDS encoding DUF429 domain-containing protein has translation MSIHVIGVDAYALGWVGVELRDGAFGRAVLASTLYEIVAGSSGAAVIGVDIPLGMLPDRWRAADTLAADQLGPRRGSVFRVPPRAVWMEPDFAAANRLCRELTGAGLSRQSWALRPKLLEANALWERHPRLLFEAHPEVSFRTMAGEPLPFAKKTWSGQSRRRELLARNGITLPDQLGPAGQAPPDDILDAAAVAWTAHRVATDTALSFPSPPEEENGSRIAIWY, from the coding sequence ATGAGCATCCATGTGATCGGGGTCGACGCTTACGCGCTCGGCTGGGTCGGGGTCGAGCTCCGCGACGGCGCCTTCGGGCGGGCGGTCCTCGCCTCCACCCTCTACGAGATCGTCGCGGGCAGCTCCGGCGCCGCGGTGATCGGCGTCGACATCCCCCTGGGCATGCTGCCGGACCGCTGGCGGGCCGCCGACACGCTCGCCGCCGACCAGCTCGGCCCGCGTCGCGGCAGCGTCTTCCGGGTGCCACCGCGCGCGGTCTGGATGGAGCCGGACTTCGCCGCCGCCAACCGGCTCTGCCGCGAGCTCACCGGCGCCGGCCTGAGCCGCCAGTCCTGGGCGCTGCGGCCCAAGCTGCTCGAGGCGAACGCCCTCTGGGAACGCCACCCCCGGCTGCTCTTCGAGGCCCATCCGGAGGTCAGTTTCCGCACCATGGCCGGCGAGCCGCTGCCGTTCGCCAAGAAGACCTGGAGCGGTCAGTCCCGCCGCCGCGAGCTCCTCGCCCGCAACGGCATCACCCTCCCCGACCAGCTCGGCCCGGCCGGCCAGGCCCCACCCGACGACATCCTGGACGCCGCCGCGGTCGCCTGGACCGCCCACCGCGTCGCCACCGACACGGCGCTGTCCTTCCCCTCACCCCCCGAGGAGGAGAACGGCTCCCGCATCGCCATCTGGTACTGA
- a CDS encoding glutathione peroxidase has protein sequence MTIYDVDIDALTGGTTDLDRYRGSVLLVVNVASRCGLTPQYDKLQPLYDTYRDRGLVVLGVPCDQFGNQEPGTATEIDEFCRANYGVTFPMTAKTEVNGADRHPLYGELIGGGPDIQWNFEKFVVAPDGTVAARFSPRVEPDDPELVATVEKLLPR, from the coding sequence ATGACCATCTACGACGTCGACATTGACGCCCTTACCGGCGGCACGACCGATTTGGACCGCTACCGCGGTTCGGTTCTGCTCGTGGTCAATGTGGCCTCGCGCTGCGGTCTGACCCCGCAGTACGACAAGTTGCAGCCCCTCTACGACACCTACCGCGACCGGGGTCTGGTGGTGCTCGGCGTGCCCTGCGACCAGTTCGGCAACCAGGAGCCCGGCACCGCGACCGAGATCGACGAGTTCTGCCGGGCCAATTACGGCGTGACCTTCCCGATGACCGCGAAGACCGAGGTGAACGGCGCCGACCGGCATCCGCTCTACGGCGAGCTTATCGGCGGAGGGCCGGACATCCAGTGGAACTTCGAGAAGTTCGTGGTCGCGCCCGACGGCACGGTGGCCGCCCGGTTCAGCCCGCGGGTCGAGCCGGACGATCCCGAGCTGGTCGCGACCGTCGAGAAGCTGCTGCCCCGCTGA